From the genome of Oncorhynchus masou masou isolate Uvic2021 chromosome 15, UVic_Omas_1.1, whole genome shotgun sequence:
GAAGTGAGTGTTGACTAATTTCCCTTATCCTGAAGCTTAACATGACAGGGCAGATTTACCAGTGAGGGGAGAGCATGAGTGAGCAGATGGAATGGTAGAAATCATTAAACACAGAGTCAcatgaactacagtaagtgaatgTGTTCCTTCTGCTATTGAGGGAGAGTATGTTGACTACAGGTGAGAACAAagttataaacactgagtgttcaaaatattaggaacaccttcctaatattgagttgcacccccttttgccctcagaacagcctcaattctacaaggtgttgaaagcgttccacagggattctggcccatgtttactcgacaaggtgttgaaagcgttccacagggattctggcccatgtttactcgacaaggtgttgaaagcgttccacagggattctggcccatgttgactctacaaggtgttgaaagcgttccacagggattctggcccatgttgactctacaaggtgttgaaagcgttccacagggattctggcccatgttgacactacaaggtgttgaaagcgttccacagggattctggcccatgttgactctacaaggtgttgaaagcgttccacagggatgctggcccatgttgactctacaaggtgttgaaagcgttccacagggatgctggcccatgttgactctacaaggtgttgaaagcgttccacagggattctggcccatgttgactctacaaggtattgaaagcgttccacagggattctggcccatgttgattccaatgcttcccacagttgtgtcaagttggctggatgtcctttgggtggaggacccttcttgaaacacacaggaaactgttgagtgtgaaaaacccagcagcgttgcagttcttgacacactcaaaccagtgcgcctggcacttactaccataacctgttcaaaggcacttaaaacttttatcttgcccattcactctctgaatggcatacataAACAACGaacgtctcaattgtctcaaggcttgaaaatccttctttaacctgtctcctccccttcatctccatggattgaagtggatttaacaggtaatatcaataagtgatcatagctttcacctggaatgTCATGTTTCTAATGTGTTGTGCTCTCAGTGTATGTACCTTTTAGTTTTCTGAagattaatcaaatcaaatcaaagtttatttgtcacgtgcaccgaatacaacaggtgtagtagaccttacagtgaaattctttctaacaggctctaaccaacagtgcaatttctaaaaaatacaaattaaggtattaggtgaacaataggtaagtaaagaaaaaaaaataacagtaaaaagacagtgaaaaataacagtagcgaggctatgtacagtagcgaggctatatacaggcaccagTTAGTctggctgattgaggtagtatgtacatgcgGATATGGTTAAAGTTACTATGCAAatttgatgaacagagagtagcagtagcgtaaaagaggggttggcgggtggcaggtcacaatgcagatagcccggttagccaatgtgctggggcactggttggtcgggctaattgaggtagtatgtacatgaatgtatagttaaagtgactatgcttatatatgatgaacagagagtagcagcaatgCAAAAGAGTAGTTGGGgtgggcacacaatgcaaatagtctgggtagccatgtGATTACCTGTACaaaagtcttatggcttggggttaaaaACTgtttgagaagcctttttgtcctagacttcgGGTGGcttggggtctttgacaatttttagggccttcctctgacaccgcctggtgtaaaggtcctggatggcaggcagcttagccccagtgatgtacatggccgtacgcactaccctttgtaatgccttgcggttggaggccgagcagttgccataccaggcagtgatgcaaccagtgttgcagctgtagaaccttttgaggatctggtaCAAAGTTTCAGCCACAAATGACTAACTGCAGGTCAAAATTCATTTCAGGGGATTACATTGTAAACTCTTGTGTTCAACATTCAATTTGTATGATTTACCATACATTTGTCTATTATTTATCTATTGATCTATTACCAATCTATAGATAACCTGATTCAACAGGTCTCAACAAAATAGAGAAGGGGGAAACCATGACTCAAAAGAAATGTATGTTGCAGTTGCAGAAGGCAAACATAAGAGCAATTTCTAGGCATGAGAATTTTATGAATAGTTAATTGTGTTTATGATATTATAATAATATGCATGCTATGTTTCACTTAATTAACATTTGATGATGATTAGTATGTATTTCACTAACAAAATATCAAACTACTACAATTATCGCAAAATCTCACAAATTGCAACGTTACAAAGTTTATAACATTGTAATAAAGAAGGTCAAATGTGTTACTTTTGCTACTAAaaagtatggaacatttcttgtCCATCACTTTAAGTTTTATCACGCCCTCTATTTTACACACAAGCTCTTATTGGCCAGAATAGAGCAGCGTTTATTGGTCAGAATACTGTGGTATGCTGGAGTGTCGTATCAAGGGATGTTGCTCCGTTATGAAATCCCGACTATAGGTTGTTGGAGAGTTTTATTTACAGACCAAATGCAAAATTATATGGGATTAGATGAGAGGGAACCACTGCAGTGAAAGGTAAAACATCCTACTTTAATAGATATGCTGTGTATTTTGTGTTCGTGGAGCGCTTCTCAACCAGTACAGCTGCATACCCTCATGTCGAGTTATGATGTCGGGCCAGAGTTTCAAGGCAAGCACGGGGATACACCCCATGAAGGCCCGCTATTGTCGTACTGTCTCTGTTCTACCACTCACTTGAACAATGCTATCTGATATTTCCTTTCAATTGACCTTCTTATGTTGGTAAAGCCATGGAAAAGAGTTGCATGACTTTGGCAATAATATGGTTGCTGCTCAGTGGATATTTTCAGATTGCAGCTTTCAAAACTTAAATTTGCCGTTGATTATCGTCACCAGGGTATTGCAATGACCTCCACTAAACTCACTCTCCCACTAAATGCCTTCATTGCCTTTTACTCGTTCATAGGTCATGGATTCCCCTATCCTTCTTCTCCTAGCCCTCCTGGTCGCCCTGGTCCAATGTTTTCCTGATGACTACTACAGTCACAACAGCACCCGTCACCATGACTACTGTGTGCTTGGTGCCGGGCCTGCTGGCCTTCAGATGGGTCACTTTCTCTCCAAGAGTCAGAGAGATTACATCATCTTGGAGAGGAACTCGGGGCCAGGGAGCTTCTTCAATATGTGAGTGCCTCTGTAGTAATGGGTGTCGACTATATCGGGTATTGCACTTGCTGAATCAATTTTCCAACTCAGCAAAGTATTTTGTAACAGTGCAACAATGATGCAACTTTCTCTATTGCCCTGCTCATAGAAATATGTCCTGATCTACACCATGTACATGAACATGTGTTGTATCTCATGGATGTCTTTTTTCTCCCTTTAAAGATACCCTCGACACAGGAAACTCATCAGCATCAACAAGATCTACACAGGAAGGCGGAACCGCGAGTTCAACCTTCGTCACGATTGGAACTCCCTCCTGAGTGACAGGCCCGACCTGCTGCTTCAGCGAGTCAGCCGGGAGCTCTACCCAGACGCAGACTCATTCCCCCGCTACCTCTCCATGTATGTGAAGGAGCTGGGGCTGAAGGTCCAGTATGGGGTGGACATCGGGAAGATCAGGGCCTCGGAGTCTGAATCACCTAGAGGCAGGGGATACATTCTGACTGACCAGCGTGGACTGGACTATACATGCAGGTACTGTGTTCTATCtatacacatatctaatgtaaAAGGATGGAAATATGGAAACATTCTCCACTATGCATACCATTAAAGAgatgattctctctctctttctttcttaccCACAGAGTCCTCCTGGTGTCCACAGGACTGTGGGATCCTCAGAAGGTCCAGTTTGAGGGCTCAGACCTGGTGGAGGGCTATGAGTCCATCCCTGTGGACCCAGAGGAGTATAAGGACCAGGCCGTATTGATCCTGGGTAAGGGGAACTCAGCATTTGAAACAGCTCAGAGCATCCTGGGTCGGGCCAGCCGGATCCATCTCTACAGCCCGAGCCCGGTCCGCCTAGCCTGGCAGACACACTACGTCGGAGACCTTAGGTACTGAGAGGCATCATCAGGTTTTGTCTCCCATATTGTCCTCTCCTACCAAATGTTCTTTCTTTTGTTTCACTGATTTAGCACTCCTGCATTAGTGTTTTAGATCAGAGTATGTTGCTATTCCCTTAGCATAATCTGTTCATATCAAAGTGACCTATTTTCTCTCTTCCACAGAGCTGTGAACAATGAGCTGCTAGACACGTACCAGCTAAAGTCCCTTGATGGGCTGGTGGAGGGAGGCCTTGAGGACATTGCTATCGTCAGAAATGGAGGGGATGAAAAGAAGCGCTCAGGCAGAAAGAAGAAGTGCAGATCCAGTGGGAAGGAAAAGCGTGGCAAGCTGTTCCTTACTTTATCTGAGCTTCTGGACAGTTCGGATGGGAAGAACAGTTCAAAGGTCACAGCGACAAACCTGCCTGTGTACCACAATGACAACTTTTCTCTCCGCCAGCCATATGATCGTGTGATCCGCTGCCTGGGGTTCCGGTTCAACTTCAGCATCTTTGATGGGTATGTAAATGAATACTTTACAGTGGCATGTCTTTACATAATGCAAAAAGAGTTCTGTTAAAGTTATTGTTTTCTATGGAAGTGGTGGATCTTCTGTTTTATCATTTTCATTGGAAAAGCCATGCTATTTCAGTCAGATAATGTCAGCCTGTCCTAATGATACCGTTAATCTCTCCAGCTCTGCCCGCCCACCAAGCAGTGAGGGTGCCAGGGGGCGGTTGCCAGGGGTGACAGCCTGGTACGAGGGGCGGGGAACCCCAGACCTTTTTGTCCTGGGGACGGCTGCCCACTCAAGAGACTATCGCTCTTCTGCAGGGGGGTTCGTCCATGGCTTCCGATACACAGGTAACCATTCAAACTGCTGGTATTACAACGTAGACAGAGTAAATTTGACTTAGTTAGTAACTTTGAAATTACAAATTTGTCAATAAAGTTATGTTTTTATAGacaaaatgtgtgttttttgactATTTGTTGTTGTAACTTTGTTATGTGTTCCACCCTAGTGCGTGCTGTACATAGAGTCCTTGAGCTGCGTTACCATAGCAACTCCTGGCCATCAATCAAACTGTCAATCAGTCAGCTGCAGTCCTGGCTGTTGAGGAGGGTCAATGAGGCCTCCGGACCATACCAAATGTTTGGGGTACTTGGAGACATCATTTTACTAAGAGGGTAAGTAGTGCTGAACCACTGTGCACATTTTTTGTCATGATTATTGTCCCTCATGGAAATGTACCTTTCTCTACCAATGAATCTCTCATTGATTGATTGCCTATAGATATCCCAATTTATGTTCACtcaggctgtgtttacacaggcagacaaATTAGGATATTTTTATATCTGTATTTTGACCAATCTGAGCAGCCCTGAAAacgatctgatgtgaaaagatctaaTATGATTGgtaaaaataccaattagtgtAAAAAAAGGTCAGAATTGGGATTGCCTGTGTAAATGCATCCTAAATTCATCCATTTGTGAACCATTTTAATTTAGaataatcttctcctttcctgtCAGCTCTCACTGTGAGTACCTGGAGGAGTTTCCCCTCCAGGCCCTGCCCCAGTTCTCTTCTCTGTCTGGCCACCAGCTCTCCAAGCATGGGCTGCTGGTTCTGGTTTTACAGTACGGGCTGAACCGCACAGACTCACTGGGCCCTGGCAGGGCAGAGTCAGAGTGGACCCGTGCCTGGAGGTCCAACTTCCTCCACCCTGTTCTATATTACTACGACAAACTTCCCACTGGTGAGTCTGAGAATGTTAGAATCTTTATGAAGAGTACAAAACAGTTTGACCTTATGGTTGTGTTGAAGACTAACTTAAGTAATGACATTCAAATGAAGAGTATATATGTGTATAGTACAAGGCATCTTTGTGGTATGACGTCAGCACTCAAACCTACGCATGTATGTAAAAACAAATACATGTTATTCTTTCATTTATCTGCCATCCTAAACAGAGAGGGACATGAGACACCGTCCTATTGGCTGGCCACTGCCACGGCCCAAGGCAGTGCATCACATGATCGAGGACTTCTTGACTGAGTGGGATGGGCCCATCTCCCACAGCCAGCCACTGAGGCGCTTCCTGGAACACTGTCTCCACACTGACCTCAGGGCCTTCTATGCAGGTAGTGCATGTCCTTACCTGATCCCTCATTACAACAACTTATTATACTAGGGTAGATATGCCCTTAGGATATGTCCTTTATATTTCCATATACAGTACCTCCTACTCATCTATTTATATCACACACGACTTGTTTGTTCACTTGTGACATACTTTCATACAGGATCTGTGTTATTACTGTTTTATTACGGTTCTGCCCACTCAGTTGAGACATTTTATTACTTGATTACTGTTTTACCATGTGTAAAACTGAACTAGTTTCTTTTCCCCACAGAGTCATGTTTCCGCTTTTCCCTTACCAATCGAAAGCCACCCCTGTTTTGTCGTCAGGGATACCTGAGGAAGCATGGGGTTGTTAGGAATCGTCAGCTGTGGCAGCATGCCCATGAAGCTGGGCTAATGCTTGGAGGACAGGACTCTGCAtccccagacacagacccagcgTTCCCTGATTACCTTACACGAGCTGGAGCCTCAGTGTCCTCTGCAATAAACCTCGACTTCTGATTGTTTACCCAAGGATCCCAAAACTAAGCCTATGACAGTTTTGATGTCCCAAGACATTCTCTACCTCTCATTATAATGTCCAtgaatatctacagtatatacaaagtctacaaaacattaagaacaccttcctaatattgagttgcaccccctcccctccctcttttgCCTCCAGGGCAGCCTCAATTtttcggggcatggactctacaaggtgtcgaaagcgttccacagggatgctggccaatatTAACTCTAATGCTTCCCGC
Proteins encoded in this window:
- the LOC135555449 gene encoding FAD-dependent oxidoreductase domain-containing protein 2-like isoform X1, whose translation is MDSPILLLLALLVALVQCFPDDYYSHNSTRHHDYCVLGAGPAGLQMGHFLSKSQRDYIILERNSGPGSFFNIYPRHRKLISINKIYTGRRNREFNLRHDWNSLLSDRPDLLLQRVSRELYPDADSFPRYLSMYVKELGLKVQYGVDIGKIRASESESPRGRGYILTDQRGLDYTCRVLLVSTGLWDPQKVQFEGSDLVEGYESIPVDPEEYKDQAVLILGKGNSAFETAQSILGRASRIHLYSPSPVRLAWQTHYVGDLRAVNNELLDTYQLKSLDGLVEGGLEDIAIVRNGGDEKKRSGRKKKCRSSGKEKRGKLFLTLSELLDSSDGKNSSKVTATNLPVYHNDNFSLRQPYDRVIRCLGFRFNFSIFDGSARPPSSEGARGRLPGVTAWYEGRGTPDLFVLGTAAHSRDYRSSAGGFVHGFRYTVRAVHRVLELRYHSNSWPSIKLSISQLQSWLLRRVNEASGPYQMFGVLGDIILLRGSHCEYLEEFPLQALPQFSSLSGHQLSKHGLLVLVLQYGLNRTDSLGPGRAESEWTRAWRSNFLHPVLYYYDKLPTERDMRHRPIGWPLPRPKAVHHMIEDFLTEWDGPISHSQPLRRFLEHCLHTDLRAFYAESCFRFSLTNRKPPLFCRQGYLRKHGVVRNRQLWQHAHEAGLMLGGQDSASPDTDPAFPDYLTRAGASVSSAINLDF
- the LOC135555449 gene encoding FAD-dependent oxidoreductase domain-containing protein 2-like isoform X2, with protein sequence MGHFLSKSQRDYIILERNSGPGSFFNIYPRHRKLISINKIYTGRRNREFNLRHDWNSLLSDRPDLLLQRVSRELYPDADSFPRYLSMYVKELGLKVQYGVDIGKIRASESESPRGRGYILTDQRGLDYTCRVLLVSTGLWDPQKVQFEGSDLVEGYESIPVDPEEYKDQAVLILGKGNSAFETAQSILGRASRIHLYSPSPVRLAWQTHYVGDLRAVNNELLDTYQLKSLDGLVEGGLEDIAIVRNGGDEKKRSGRKKKCRSSGKEKRGKLFLTLSELLDSSDGKNSSKVTATNLPVYHNDNFSLRQPYDRVIRCLGFRFNFSIFDGSARPPSSEGARGRLPGVTAWYEGRGTPDLFVLGTAAHSRDYRSSAGGFVHGFRYTVRAVHRVLELRYHSNSWPSIKLSISQLQSWLLRRVNEASGPYQMFGVLGDIILLRGSHCEYLEEFPLQALPQFSSLSGHQLSKHGLLVLVLQYGLNRTDSLGPGRAESEWTRAWRSNFLHPVLYYYDKLPTERDMRHRPIGWPLPRPKAVHHMIEDFLTEWDGPISHSQPLRRFLEHCLHTDLRAFYAESCFRFSLTNRKPPLFCRQGYLRKHGVVRNRQLWQHAHEAGLMLGGQDSASPDTDPAFPDYLTRAGASVSSAINLDF